In Desulfatirhabdium butyrativorans DSM 18734, one genomic interval encodes:
- a CDS encoding STAS domain-containing protein — translation MEILAETRQGKTIGKLKGRMDTLTTKNFDQWFSEWLQQGQKDLVLDMSDLSYISSSGLRSLLSAAKQIRSSKGSLALFGLTGVVRQVFQLSGFFSIFQVFDSLEDAMKPVG, via the coding sequence ATGGAAATCCTGGCTGAAACCCGGCAAGGCAAGACCATTGGAAAGCTCAAAGGCCGTATGGATACGCTGACAACCAAGAACTTCGACCAATGGTTCTCGGAATGGCTGCAGCAGGGACAAAAGGATCTGGTGCTCGACATGAGCGATCTCAGCTACATCAGCAGCTCCGGACTGCGATCCCTTCTGAGTGCTGCCAAACAAATCCGGTCCAGCAAGGGATCCCTGGCCCTGTTCGGATTGACGGGCGTCGTCCGGCAGGTGTTTCAGCTTTCCGGATTTTTCTCCATTTTCCAAGTCTTCGACAGCCTCGAAGACGCCATGAAGCCGGTTGGATGA
- a CDS encoding sulfite exporter TauE/SafE family protein: protein MIIIILTYIIIGAIAGILAGLLGIGGGLVIVPMLVFAFSRQGISSTVIMHLALGTSMASIIFTSVSSFMAHHRRGAVHWDVVKRIVIGILVGTFLGSCIAARLSTGFLKGFFVLFLYYVATQMILGKKPKPSRALPGNIGMFSAGGIIGAISSLVGIGGGTLSVPFMIWCNIPVHHAIGTSAAIGFPIAIAGTIGYIVNGIGALDLPAHSLGYLYLPALVGIVVSSVLTAPFGVRIAHALPVEQLKKVFAVILLVVATRMAVGLIA from the coding sequence ATGATCATCATTATTCTGACCTATATCATCATCGGCGCCATCGCCGGTATTCTGGCCGGACTTCTCGGCATTGGCGGTGGCCTCGTCATCGTACCGATGCTCGTTTTCGCCTTCAGCAGGCAGGGCATATCCAGCACGGTCATCATGCATCTTGCCCTGGGCACATCGATGGCCAGCATCATCTTCACCTCGGTATCGAGCTTCATGGCCCATCACCGGAGAGGCGCCGTTCACTGGGATGTGGTCAAACGGATCGTCATCGGCATCCTGGTCGGCACCTTCCTGGGCTCGTGCATAGCGGCAAGGCTTTCGACCGGATTTCTGAAGGGGTTTTTCGTTCTGTTTCTCTATTATGTGGCCACCCAGATGATCCTCGGCAAAAAGCCGAAACCCTCGCGAGCCCTTCCCGGAAATATCGGCATGTTCAGTGCCGGAGGCATCATCGGCGCCATATCCAGCCTGGTGGGCATCGGCGGAGGAACCCTTTCGGTTCCCTTCATGATCTGGTGCAACATCCCGGTGCATCATGCCATCGGCACATCGGCAGCCATCGGTTTTCCCATCGCCATTGCCGGAACCATCGGCTATATCGTCAACGGCATCGGCGCATTGGATCTGCCTGCCCATTCGCTGGGCTATCTGTACCTTCCGGCATTGGTGGGCATCGTCGTAAGCAGTGTGCTCACGGCGCCTTTCGGTGTGCGAATCGCCCATGCACTGCCTGTCGAACAATTGAAAAAAGTGTTTGCGGTGATTCTGCTGGTGGTGGCCACCCGGATGGCTGTCGGGCTGATCGCCTGA
- the minE gene encoding cell division topological specificity factor MinE — translation MLSGFMQELQKIFQGKFGKGKPCSKETAKTRIQFALVYDKLEISEDILKNLQKDIVEVITRYFEIDTEAIKLDICKAEGKSALVVNTPILSAKRQPAPPREPTKQAKAVKSKGR, via the coding sequence ATGTTGAGCGGTTTCATGCAGGAACTTCAGAAAATCTTTCAGGGAAAATTCGGTAAAGGCAAGCCTTGCAGCAAGGAAACGGCCAAGACGCGGATCCAGTTTGCCCTCGTCTACGACAAGCTGGAGATTTCCGAAGACATTCTCAAAAATCTCCAGAAGGACATTGTCGAGGTAATCACCCGGTATTTCGAAATCGACACCGAGGCCATCAAACTCGATATCTGCAAGGCGGAAGGCAAATCCGCACTCGTGGTCAATACACCGATCCTATCGGCCAAACGGCAACCAGCGCCCCCACGCGAGCCAACGAAGCAGGCAAAGGCGGTCAAATCGAAGGGCAGATAG
- the minD gene encoding septum site-determining protein MinD, translated as MNGKVIVITSGKGGVGKTTATASIGAALALEGKQVAVVDMDIGLRNLDVVMGLENRIVFNVVDAIKGKCKIKQAAIKDRRLESLYLLPASQSDNKDVLTPESMVRFCKELRKEFDYILLDCPAGIERGFENSVAPADEALVICTPEVSSVRDADRVIGLLLSKSITPKLVVNRIIPEMVARGDMLSHQDVVDVLSIELIGLVEMDDQVVVATNTGISPVLQKGSKAGEAFMRIAQRLNGRKDIPIEVPQVNKSIWKKIGEKLGLG; from the coding sequence TTGAACGGAAAAGTCATTGTCATCACATCCGGCAAAGGCGGTGTGGGTAAGACCACGGCAACCGCGTCGATCGGTGCCGCGCTCGCGCTGGAAGGAAAACAGGTCGCTGTTGTGGACATGGACATCGGTCTCCGGAACCTCGATGTGGTCATGGGCCTCGAAAACCGGATCGTTTTCAACGTCGTGGACGCCATCAAAGGCAAATGCAAAATCAAGCAGGCAGCCATCAAGGACAGAAGACTCGAATCCCTCTATTTGCTGCCCGCCTCCCAGAGCGACAACAAGGACGTGCTGACGCCTGAATCGATGGTCCGTTTCTGCAAGGAGCTTCGAAAGGAATTCGACTACATTCTGCTCGACTGCCCGGCAGGCATCGAAAGGGGATTCGAAAACTCCGTGGCCCCCGCGGATGAAGCGCTGGTCATCTGCACGCCTGAAGTTTCCTCGGTCCGGGATGCGGACAGGGTGATCGGCCTGCTGCTGTCCAAATCGATCACGCCGAAGCTGGTCGTCAACCGGATCATTCCCGAAATGGTGGCACGGGGCGACATGCTGAGCCACCAGGATGTCGTGGATGTGCTCTCGATCGAATTGATCGGGTTGGTGGAGATGGACGATCAGGTCGTTGTAGCCACCAACACGGGCATTTCGCCGGTCCTGCAGAAAGGGTCCAAGGCGGGAGAGGCTTTCATGCGCATCGCCCAGAGACTGAACGGCCGGAAGGATATTCCCATTGAAGTGCCTCAGGTGAACAAATCGATATGGAAGAAAATCGGCGAAAAACTGGGCCTTGGATAA
- a CDS encoding septum site-determining protein MinC: protein MPAIPSRKWIGCANDEWRKSCSTTFNVSTKDMQNNESPPQAVRLIGIRDGLLLSLKPETPIETLKQEIEKVFQQAAHLTRNAKIVLDWGNDLEYPELEQALAQYLIDRFQVGMVLRQEEGPKEPPGKDKEPRRYDINRSWQRSDALILAGRIRSGQNIEGRHHVVILGDVNPGAEIRAGGDIIVLGTLGGVALAGQPDNEAAIVFAMEFKPLQVQIGRIIAIGTGPSHTKTPEIAAVQNGLIVVASYVNENPFAKYPYPMIR from the coding sequence ATGCCAGCGATCCCTTCCCGAAAATGGATCGGCTGCGCAAACGACGAATGGCGGAAATCCTGTTCGACCACCTTCAACGTTTCGACAAAGGATATGCAGAACAACGAATCCCCACCACAAGCTGTCCGATTGATCGGCATCCGGGACGGGCTTCTCCTGTCCCTCAAACCCGAAACCCCTATCGAAACGCTCAAGCAGGAGATTGAAAAAGTCTTCCAACAGGCGGCCCACCTCACCCGAAACGCCAAAATCGTTCTCGACTGGGGAAACGACCTGGAATATCCCGAGCTCGAACAGGCGCTTGCCCAATATCTGATCGATCGTTTTCAGGTGGGAATGGTCCTGCGCCAGGAGGAAGGGCCAAAAGAACCGCCCGGCAAAGACAAAGAGCCCCGACGATACGACATCAACCGATCCTGGCAAAGAAGTGATGCCCTGATCCTGGCCGGGCGAATCCGTTCCGGCCAGAACATCGAGGGCCGGCACCATGTCGTCATTCTGGGTGATGTCAATCCGGGCGCCGAAATTCGGGCGGGCGGGGACATCATCGTACTGGGCACGCTCGGCGGGGTCGCGCTTGCCGGTCAGCCCGACAACGAAGCCGCCATCGTCTTCGCAATGGAATTCAAACCCCTGCAGGTTCAGATCGGCCGGATCATTGCCATCGGCACAGGGCCATCCCATACCAAAACCCCTGAAATCGCGGCCGTACAAAACGGGCTCATTGTCGTCGCTTCTTATGTCAACGAGAACCCTTTTGCAAAATATCCCTATCCGATGATCCGCTAA
- a CDS encoding glutamate racemase — protein sequence MIGIVGSGIDALVVAKALLARGAKGAVTCCIDNLRVPLYEKTPQELTNVREQAAQILIDRGADCLVVASHRLSGLDAGDFRQRLKARGIECFDIFSATAAACMRGPAARRFGVMAPPATVEANAYGAFLAGHVPSAVVIERSAPLWISFIQEGIADRPEIRRNIKQTLRPLLVRQIDTLVLGCAAYSVLSPFLKQKAGKNVRIIDSATELVQAVIGAGFCEKADAGASAERQSLNILATRIDTGFEHACGKLLKGLPGYPPAKRLSIELLPLNAALSEI from the coding sequence ATGATTGGAATCGTCGGTTCGGGAATCGATGCCCTTGTTGTGGCAAAGGCGCTGTTGGCACGGGGAGCGAAGGGTGCGGTGACGTGTTGTATCGACAACCTCCGGGTTCCCCTGTATGAGAAAACCCCGCAGGAACTGACGAACGTACGGGAGCAGGCGGCGCAGATCCTGATCGATCGCGGGGCGGATTGCCTCGTTGTGGCATCGCATCGGCTGTCCGGCCTCGATGCTGGAGATTTCCGGCAGCGGTTGAAGGCTCGGGGCATCGAATGCTTCGATATTTTTTCGGCAACAGCGGCCGCATGCATGCGGGGCCCCGCTGCAAGACGCTTCGGGGTGATGGCGCCCCCGGCGACGGTGGAAGCCAACGCATACGGCGCTTTTCTGGCCGGGCATGTTCCCTCCGCCGTCGTCATCGAGCGGTCTGCGCCGCTGTGGATTTCGTTCATTCAGGAAGGCATTGCCGATCGGCCCGAAATCCGGAGGAACATCAAGCAAACGCTTCGCCCGCTTCTTGTCCGCCAGATCGACACCCTGGTGCTGGGGTGTGCGGCCTACAGCGTCCTTTCCCCTTTCCTGAAGCAGAAGGCCGGAAAGAATGTCCGCATCATCGATTCGGCAACGGAACTGGTTCAAGCCGTCATCGGCGCCGGTTTTTGCGAGAAGGCCGATGCAGGGGCGTCTGCCGAAAGACAAAGCCTGAACATTCTGGCTACCCGAATCGATACCGGTTTCGAGCATGCCTGCGGCAAGTTGCTGAAAGGGCTTCCGGGGTATCCCCCAGCCAAACGCCTGTCTATCGAGCTTCTTCCCCTGAACGCAGCGCTTTCTGAAATTTGA
- a CDS encoding M48 family metallopeptidase — protein MFGQFLLFIVVLLIYTSYRPTETPPLDGLQAITLLLAGFIGFAAAGKWSFRHLLDRLTRMDRYRADDLLQKHQNRWQIAAIALFVIYIWGLHLPTFTQRWALFRVFPTLEAMLFLALFLLHLILVWTWVYPIQKKVFSDPIGFRDYLRSQLFFGIPVYLPWLALSALMDLVMALPFEQPGKWLQTAAGQTTMFFVFLSAAGIFGPFLIQKAWRCIPLEAGWMRDRIERLCSKAGFAHAEILYWPIYGGRMITAGVMGLVKRFRYLLVTEALLDQLRPEEIDAVIAHEIGHVKKKHLVFYLFFFAGYLLISYALFDVLLYALMYIRPFFDALGFSGADPMGHLSTMTTVCSILLFLVYFRYGFGYFMRNFERQADAYVFSLFESAMPLISTLQKIAMFSFQPIDKPNWHHFSIAERIAFLARCEADRSWIGRHDRKIRFSLTVYCLVLLAFGSLTYALNYGETGKRLNEHVIEKVLVREIERNPNDARLHAFLGDVLQNRKKYRDARAAYEKAIALAPENAVALNNLAWMLATCGDRQVCDPQAAVGFAERAVRLQDSAQFLDTLAEAYFAAGRNAEAVAAGKRALQLATGDRRYFETQLLKFQKALRSGEEAR, from the coding sequence GTGTTTGGTCAGTTTCTGCTCTTCATTGTCGTTTTGCTCATTTATACATCCTACCGGCCGACGGAGACCCCACCCCTCGACGGCCTGCAGGCCATCACCCTGCTTCTGGCGGGGTTCATCGGTTTTGCGGCTGCGGGGAAATGGTCGTTTCGACACCTGCTGGACCGCCTGACCCGAATGGATCGCTATCGCGCCGACGATCTGCTGCAAAAGCATCAGAATCGCTGGCAGATCGCCGCCATCGCCCTGTTCGTGATCTACATCTGGGGGCTTCACCTGCCGACGTTCACCCAACGATGGGCGCTTTTCCGGGTGTTCCCGACACTCGAGGCCATGCTGTTTCTGGCGCTTTTTCTGCTGCATCTGATCCTGGTCTGGACCTGGGTATATCCGATTCAGAAAAAAGTCTTTTCGGATCCAATCGGTTTCCGAGACTACCTGAGAAGCCAGCTTTTTTTCGGCATTCCGGTGTACCTGCCCTGGCTGGCGCTCTCCGCGCTCATGGATCTCGTCATGGCGCTGCCGTTCGAGCAGCCCGGAAAATGGCTTCAGACTGCCGCCGGTCAAACGACGATGTTTTTCGTCTTTCTGAGCGCGGCCGGCATCTTCGGCCCTTTTCTGATCCAGAAAGCCTGGCGCTGCATCCCGCTGGAGGCCGGATGGATGCGGGATCGCATCGAGCGCCTGTGCAGCAAGGCCGGGTTTGCCCATGCCGAAATCCTCTACTGGCCGATCTACGGCGGCAGGATGATCACCGCCGGCGTGATGGGCCTCGTCAAACGCTTCCGCTACCTTCTCGTTACCGAAGCCCTGCTGGACCAGCTCAGGCCGGAAGAAATCGATGCCGTCATCGCCCATGAAATCGGGCATGTCAAAAAGAAGCATCTCGTGTTTTACCTGTTTTTCTTTGCGGGCTATCTGCTGATTTCCTACGCCCTCTTCGATGTCCTGCTCTACGCCCTGATGTACATCCGCCCCTTCTTCGATGCGCTCGGATTTTCCGGCGCCGATCCAATGGGCCACCTGTCAACCATGACCACCGTATGTTCGATCCTGCTGTTTCTGGTGTATTTCCGCTACGGTTTTGGGTATTTCATGCGCAATTTCGAGCGCCAGGCGGATGCCTATGTCTTTTCCCTCTTCGAAAGCGCCATGCCGCTCATCTCCACGCTGCAAAAAATCGCCATGTTCAGCTTTCAGCCGATCGACAAGCCAAACTGGCATCATTTCAGCATCGCCGAACGGATCGCCTTTCTGGCCCGATGCGAAGCGGATCGCTCCTGGATCGGCCGCCACGACAGAAAGATTCGTTTCAGCCTCACAGTGTATTGCCTGGTGCTCCTCGCATTCGGTTCGCTCACCTATGCCCTGAATTATGGGGAAACCGGTAAACGCCTCAACGAGCATGTCATCGAAAAGGTGCTGGTGCGGGAGATCGAGCGAAACCCCAACGATGCGAGGCTCCATGCCTTTCTGGGGGATGTGCTGCAGAACCGGAAAAAATACCGGGACGCCAGGGCGGCTTACGAGAAGGCCATCGCATTGGCGCCGGAAAACGCCGTCGCCCTGAACAATCTGGCATGGATGCTTGCCACCTGCGGGGACAGGCAGGTCTGCGACCCGCAGGCAGCCGTCGGGTTTGCCGAGCGGGCGGTTCGCCTTCAGGATTCAGCGCAGTTTCTTGACACCCTGGCCGAAGCCTACTTTGCAGCCGGAAGGAATGCAGAGGCTGTGGCCGCCGGGAAACGGGCGCTGCAGCTTGCAACGGGAGACCGGCGTTATTTCGAGACCCAATTGCTCAAATTTCAGAAAGCGCTGCGTTCAGGGGAAGAAGCTCGATAG
- a CDS encoding epoxyqueuosine reductase QueH yields MNLLLHTCCGPCTIYPLGVLRSEGIAVTGFFYRHNIHPYTECRKREDTLKAYAANVDLPLVVQPGYDLEGFLRNAVFREKNRCDVCYHSRLEETARRAREGGFDAFSSTLLYSRYQRHDRIREIAEAISAEYAIPFVYRDFRVGWTEGVMESRRLGMYRQPYCGCIYSEKDRYFREEKPAKSHSGDR; encoded by the coding sequence ATGAACCTGCTGCTGCATACCTGTTGCGGGCCCTGCACCATCTATCCGCTCGGTGTACTGCGAAGCGAAGGGATCGCCGTCACCGGTTTTTTCTACAGGCACAACATTCATCCCTACACCGAATGCAGAAAACGGGAAGACACCCTGAAAGCCTACGCGGCCAACGTCGATTTGCCGCTGGTGGTGCAACCGGGATACGATCTGGAAGGGTTTCTGCGAAATGCGGTCTTTCGGGAAAAGAACCGCTGCGACGTGTGCTACCATTCGAGACTCGAAGAAACGGCCAGACGCGCCAGGGAAGGCGGCTTCGATGCCTTTTCATCGACGCTGCTCTACAGCAGGTACCAGCGGCACGATCGCATCCGGGAAATTGCCGAGGCCATTTCCGCCGAATACGCCATACCGTTCGTCTACCGGGATTTCCGGGTCGGCTGGACGGAAGGCGTGATGGAATCAAGAAGGCTGGGCATGTACCGGCAGCCCTATTGCGGCTGTATCTACAGTGAAAAAGACCGCTATTTCCGGGAAGAAAAGCCCGCCAAAAGCCATTCGGGGGATCGCTGA
- a CDS encoding YggS family pyridoxal phosphate-dependent enzyme: MIAQHIDSIRQRIAKSALQAGRRPEDIRLVAVSKTVAAERIRQAFHAGLRVFGENYIQEARDKAQALSDLPIEWHFIGHLQSNKAKYAVRQFSLIHSVDSLRLAAEIDREARKAGKIQPILIQVNVAGEATKSGIDPEALIDLVRSVSALSHVRVAGLMTMPPFSEDPEASRPHFRRLKALADHCAASVPGIDLRELSMGMSGDFEVAVSEGATLVRIGTAIFGERS, from the coding sequence ATGATCGCACAGCACATCGATTCCATCCGGCAGCGCATCGCCAAAAGCGCGCTCCAGGCCGGCAGAAGGCCTGAAGATATCCGGCTTGTGGCCGTCAGCAAAACGGTTGCCGCCGAAAGAATCCGGCAAGCCTTCCATGCGGGGCTGCGGGTCTTTGGCGAAAATTACATCCAGGAAGCCCGGGACAAGGCCCAGGCGCTTTCCGATTTGCCCATCGAATGGCATTTCATCGGCCATCTGCAGTCCAACAAGGCCAAATACGCCGTTCGGCAGTTTTCCCTGATCCATTCGGTGGATTCGCTCCGACTGGCCGCTGAAATCGACCGGGAAGCCCGGAAAGCCGGGAAAATTCAGCCGATCCTGATCCAGGTGAATGTGGCCGGGGAAGCCACCAAATCCGGCATCGATCCGGAGGCGCTGATCGATCTTGTCCGCTCGGTCTCGGCGCTTTCCCATGTCCGGGTGGCCGGCCTGATGACCATGCCGCCGTTCAGTGAGGACCCGGAGGCGTCCAGGCCGCATTTTCGGCGCCTCAAGGCGCTTGCAGACCATTGCGCCGCATCGGTTCCAGGCATCGATTTGCGTGAGCTTTCCATGGGCATGAGCGGTGATTTCGAGGTTGCCGTATCGGAAGGCGCGACGCTTGTCCGGATCGGGACAGCCATTTTCGGAGAACGGTCATGA
- a CDS encoding Maf family protein — METCSTIILASQSSRRRYLMKQAGIEFRVIPSRCEEHIDPALSPADCVAQLALQKASDIASLHPDAWVIGADTIVVIDGTILGKPSSKAEAKTMLRRLSGRTHQVLTGFALVNQAGERTIGRTVSTDVLFKPLSDDEIAWYIGTDEPFDKAGAYALQGIGAFMIKAVHGSYTNVIGLPICELIETLAHEGLIRFSHIP; from the coding sequence ATGGAAACATGTTCCACCATCATTCTCGCATCCCAGAGCTCTCGGCGAAGGTATCTGATGAAACAGGCCGGGATCGAATTCAGGGTCATCCCGTCCCGGTGTGAAGAGCATATCGATCCGGCGCTTTCACCGGCTGATTGTGTGGCGCAGCTTGCGCTTCAAAAAGCTTCGGACATTGCAAGCCTGCATCCCGATGCCTGGGTGATCGGGGCGGATACCATCGTCGTAATCGATGGCACCATCCTCGGGAAACCCTCGTCCAAGGCCGAAGCGAAAACCATGTTGCGCCGGTTGAGCGGAAGAACCCACCAGGTGCTCACGGGGTTTGCCCTCGTCAACCAGGCCGGAGAGCGGACCATTGGCCGGACCGTTTCAACGGATGTGCTGTTCAAACCCCTCTCCGATGACGAAATCGCCTGGTACATCGGCACCGATGAGCCATTTGACAAGGCCGGAGCGTATGCGCTTCAGGGAATCGGCGCCTTCATGATCAAGGCCGTTCATGGCTCCTATACGAATGTCATCGGCCTGCCGATCTGCGAATTGATCGAAACCCTGGCGCACGAAGGGCTGATCCGATTTTCCCATATCCCCTGA
- a CDS encoding HpcH/HpaI aldolase/citrate lyase family protein yields the protein MRLRRSTLSVPGHRESMHEKATRSHADVIMLDLEDSVPFESKVDARNLVIRSLLEKDWGNRTLTVRMNGIDTPFGYRDLLDVVEAAADRIDAIVVPKVDSPGDIHFVSRMIDGIARHLGVELAIGIEATIESARGMEQIAGIAAASPRMKTLVFGIADYSASLGARLVSISGHGENEETIYPGHRWHYAMCRIVNAARANGLLAIDAPYGHFRDNEGLARAARMSCSLGFDGKWAIHPDQIETIHAVFSPGKEDIERAGRVLAAFRMAKQQGRGAASLDGRMIDQATVRMAQQLWDQARELGMVESDPETL from the coding sequence ATGAGATTGCGGCGTTCGACACTTTCGGTTCCCGGGCACCGGGAATCCATGCACGAAAAGGCCACCCGCAGCCATGCGGATGTCATCATGCTCGATTTGGAAGACAGTGTCCCCTTCGAAAGCAAGGTGGATGCCCGAAACCTCGTGATCCGCTCCCTGCTCGAAAAGGACTGGGGAAACAGAACGCTCACGGTCCGCATGAACGGGATCGACACGCCGTTCGGATATCGGGACCTGCTCGATGTGGTCGAAGCGGCAGCCGACCGGATCGATGCCATCGTCGTTCCCAAGGTCGACTCACCGGGGGACATTCATTTCGTCTCCCGCATGATCGACGGCATTGCCCGGCATCTGGGCGTCGAGCTGGCCATCGGCATCGAGGCGACCATCGAATCGGCCCGGGGGATGGAACAAATCGCAGGCATCGCCGCAGCAAGCCCCCGCATGAAAACCCTGGTCTTTGGCATCGCCGACTACTCGGCGTCCCTGGGTGCCAGGCTCGTATCCATTTCCGGCCACGGCGAAAACGAGGAAACCATCTATCCCGGTCACCGATGGCACTACGCCATGTGCCGCATCGTCAATGCAGCCAGGGCCAACGGTCTTTTGGCCATCGACGCTCCCTACGGGCATTTCCGGGATAACGAAGGGCTGGCCCGGGCGGCCCGCATGAGCTGCAGTCTCGGATTCGACGGCAAATGGGCCATTCATCCGGATCAGATCGAAACGATTCATGCCGTCTTTTCACCGGGGAAGGAAGACATCGAACGGGCAGGCAGGGTGCTTGCGGCATTCCGCATGGCCAAACAGCAGGGTCGGGGAGCGGCAAGCCTCGATGGCAGAATGATCGATCAGGCCACCGTCCGGATGGCCCAGCAGCTTTGGGATCAGGCCAGAGAGCTGGGGATGGTCGAATCCGATCCGGAGACGCTCTGA
- a CDS encoding ABC1 kinase family protein → MGSASRAAAIVRVMSAHAMKGLAERLFGKTRDKDEGAVEPFFAIAPRHLRETLQELGPSFIKLGQLLSTRADVFPKSVIDELSLLQDQVPAIDFSEIRAIIESESGHAIASIFRSIEPSALAAASVAQVHRAVLATGEQVAVKIVRPGIRKTIQKDIRLMYALARRIEHLFEPARLIGLIHIVEEFERTVFKELDMFIEAGNMERFSANFRGIDEIHIPRVYWEHTSRSVLVMEYIEGVRMDQVAAIRAMGIDPEEIAMIGLRSFSRQLMVHGFFHADPHPGNTIVMPDGHVGLVDFGIVGYLDPGLMKTVGMLFLGFAEHDYEMVLDALCRAGILGEAQIADPDFLADFMDACEPFYGRNLRTISARDVYDQIMQLVLRHRIRLPRNVLLILKTIIQTESLGKILGSHASLLEQAKPFARRLVRRGLDATALSKNLSRDIRDAYGHARDIPKWVNRILRQVAEGSQDVHLHHSGLEALQGGIERGINRLIIGLVVAASTIAGALVLNSSQSVLEIPIDLWGMHRLTATGVLGLTGYVIATILGVWLFVSIVRSRKL, encoded by the coding sequence ATGGGAAGTGCATCCCGGGCTGCCGCCATTGTTCGTGTCATGAGCGCGCATGCCATGAAAGGGCTTGCGGAAAGGCTCTTTGGCAAAACCCGGGACAAGGATGAAGGCGCCGTCGAGCCATTTTTCGCCATTGCGCCCAGGCACCTTCGGGAAACGCTTCAGGAACTGGGTCCAAGCTTCATCAAATTGGGCCAATTGCTGAGTACCCGGGCCGATGTCTTCCCCAAATCCGTCATCGACGAGCTTTCCCTGCTTCAGGACCAGGTGCCGGCCATCGATTTTTCCGAGATCCGCGCCATCATCGAAAGCGAATCGGGACACGCCATCGCGTCCATCTTTCGGTCCATCGAACCATCGGCGCTTGCGGCAGCCTCCGTTGCCCAGGTGCATCGTGCGGTTCTGGCAACAGGAGAACAGGTTGCCGTCAAGATCGTTCGGCCGGGTATCCGCAAGACCATCCAAAAAGACATTCGCCTCATGTATGCGCTTGCCCGGAGGATTGAACATCTGTTTGAACCCGCCCGGCTGATCGGCTTGATCCATATTGTCGAGGAATTCGAGCGGACGGTTTTCAAGGAACTCGACATGTTCATCGAGGCCGGGAACATGGAGCGGTTCTCGGCCAATTTTCGGGGTATCGATGAAATTCACATCCCCAGGGTGTATTGGGAGCATACCAGCCGCTCGGTGCTGGTCATGGAATATATCGAAGGCGTCCGCATGGATCAGGTTGCGGCCATCCGTGCGATGGGCATCGACCCGGAAGAAATCGCCATGATCGGGCTTCGCTCCTTTTCCAGGCAGCTCATGGTGCATGGCTTCTTTCACGCCGATCCCCATCCGGGCAACACCATCGTCATGCCCGATGGCCATGTGGGGCTCGTCGATTTCGGGATCGTTGGCTATCTCGATCCGGGCCTGATGAAAACGGTGGGCATGCTTTTTCTGGGGTTTGCGGAACACGACTACGAGATGGTGCTCGATGCGTTGTGCCGGGCAGGCATTCTGGGGGAAGCGCAAATTGCGGATCCGGATTTTCTCGCCGATTTCATGGACGCCTGCGAACCGTTTTACGGCCGGAATCTGCGAACCATCTCGGCGAGGGATGTCTACGACCAGATCATGCAGCTTGTGCTGCGGCACCGGATCCGCTTGCCCAGAAACGTCCTGCTGATCCTGAAGACCATCATCCAGACCGAAAGTCTCGGGAAAATTCTCGGAAGCCATGCCAGTCTGCTCGAACAGGCCAAGCCGTTCGCCAGAAGACTGGTTCGCCGGGGGCTCGACGCGACGGCACTTTCCAAAAACCTCTCCCGGGACATCCGGGATGCCTATGGCCATGCCAGAGACATCCCCAAGTGGGTGAACCGGATCCTCAGGCAGGTGGCCGAGGGTTCCCAGGATGTCCATCTGCACCACAGCGGGCTGGAGGCGCTCCAGGGCGGGATCGAGCGGGGCATCAACCGCCTGATCATCGGGCTTGTCGTTGCGGCATCCACCATTGCCGGCGCCCTGGTTCTCAATTCTTCCCAGAGCGTTCTGGAAATACCGATCGATCTGTGGGGCATGCACCGGCTGACGGCTACCGGTGTGCTGGGGCTGACGGGATATGTCATCGCCACGATTCTGGGCGTGTGGCTCTTTGTTTCCATCGTGCGGTCCCGGAAATTGTGA